Proteins encoded in a region of the Pseudomonas sp. GOM7 genome:
- the glcE gene encoding glycolate oxidase subunit GlcE, translated as MQHDFDASAALLEQVNHALNSATPLRIQGSGSKAHLGRATPGEVLDTRQHRGIVSYDPTELVLTARAGTPLAEIEAALQANNQMLPCEPPHLGDGATLGGMVAAGLSGPRRPWAGSVRDQVLGTRVITGQGKLLRFGGEVMKNVAGYDLSRLMAGSFGCLGLLAEVSFKVLPKPRQVLSLRLEVDALHALNKLAEWGQQPLPISAASHDGAALHLRLEGGEGSVQAARQRLGGEEIDNGYWHELREQRLPFFGASGTLWRLSLPANSGLLDLPGRQLIDWSGAQRWLKTDADGELIQRVAAKLGGHATCFAAGHAHPFQPLAAPLLRYQRQLKNQLDPQGIFNPGRMYAEV; from the coding sequence ATGCAGCATGATTTCGATGCCAGCGCCGCTCTGCTGGAACAGGTCAACCACGCGCTCAACAGCGCCACACCGCTGCGCATCCAGGGCAGCGGCAGCAAGGCTCATCTGGGTCGCGCCACCCCGGGTGAGGTGCTGGATACCCGCCAACATCGCGGCATCGTCAGCTATGACCCCACCGAGCTGGTGCTGACCGCCCGCGCCGGCACGCCGCTGGCCGAGATCGAGGCCGCGCTGCAGGCCAACAACCAGATGCTGCCGTGCGAGCCGCCGCACCTGGGCGATGGCGCCACCCTCGGCGGCATGGTCGCCGCCGGGCTGTCCGGCCCGCGCCGCCCCTGGGCCGGCTCGGTGCGTGATCAGGTGCTCGGCACCCGGGTGATCACCGGCCAGGGCAAGCTGCTGCGCTTCGGCGGCGAGGTGATGAAGAACGTCGCCGGCTACGATCTGTCGCGGCTGATGGCCGGCAGCTTCGGCTGCCTTGGCCTGCTCGCCGAGGTGTCGTTCAAGGTGCTGCCCAAACCGCGACAGGTGCTCAGCCTGCGTTTGGAAGTGGACGCCCTGCATGCCCTGAACAAGCTCGCCGAATGGGGCCAGCAGCCGTTGCCGATCAGCGCCGCCAGCCACGACGGTGCAGCGCTGCATTTGCGCCTGGAAGGTGGCGAAGGCTCTGTTCAGGCCGCGCGCCAGCGCCTCGGTGGCGAAGAGATCGACAACGGCTACTGGCATGAGCTACGCGAACAGCGCCTGCCGTTCTTCGGCGCCAGCGGCACCTTGTGGCGTCTGTCGCTGCCGGCCAATAGCGGTCTGCTCGACCTGCCCGGCCGCCAGTTGATCGACTGGAGCGGCGCGCAGCGCTGGCTGAAGACCGACGCCGATGGCGAGCTGATCCAGCGCGTGGCGGCCAAGCTCGGCGGCCACGCCACCTGCTTCGCTGCCGGCCACGCCCACCCCTTCCAGCCGCTGGCTGCGCCGCTGCTGCGCTACCAGCGCCAGCTCAAGAACCAGCTCGACCCCCAGGGCATCTTCAACCCTGGCCGCATGTACGCCGAGGTATAA
- the glcD gene encoding glycolate oxidase subunit GlcD: MSILYDERIDGALPEVDKAALLAELRQRLPDLDILHTEEDLKPYECDGLSAYRTTPMLVVLPERIEQVQQLLKLCHARGVPVVARGAGTGLSGGALPLEKGILLVMARFNQILEINREGRFARVQPGVRNLAISQAAAPFDLYYAPDPSSQIACSIGGNVAENAGGVHCLKYGLTVHNLLKVDILTVEGEFMTLGSDALDAPGFDLLALFTGSEGMLGIVTEVTVKLLPKPQVAKVLLAAFDSVEKAGRAVGDIIAAGIIPGGLEMMDNLAIRAAEDFIHAGYPVEAEAILLCELDGVEADVADDCERVREVLAKAGATEVRLARDEAERVKFWAGRKNAFPAVGRISPDYYCMDGTIPRRELPGVLRGIAELSEEYGLRVANVFHAGDGNMHPLILFDANVPGELERAEAIGGRILELCVKVGGSITGEHGVGREKINQMCAQFNSDEITLFHAVKAAFDPSGLLNPGKNIPTLHRCAEFGAMHVHHGQLPFPELERF, translated from the coding sequence ATGAGCATTCTGTACGACGAGCGCATCGACGGCGCGCTACCCGAGGTCGACAAGGCCGCCCTGCTGGCCGAGCTGCGCCAGCGCCTGCCCGACCTCGACATCCTGCACACAGAGGAAGACCTCAAGCCCTACGAGTGCGATGGCCTGTCCGCCTACCGCACCACGCCCATGCTGGTGGTGCTGCCCGAGCGCATCGAGCAGGTGCAGCAGTTGCTCAAGCTCTGCCACGCCCGTGGCGTGCCGGTGGTGGCGCGCGGTGCCGGTACGGGGCTTTCCGGCGGCGCGCTGCCGTTGGAGAAAGGCATCCTGCTGGTGATGGCGCGCTTCAACCAGATTCTCGAGATCAACCGCGAAGGGCGTTTTGCCCGCGTGCAGCCCGGCGTGCGCAACCTGGCGATCTCCCAGGCCGCCGCACCGTTCGACCTGTATTACGCCCCCGACCCGTCCTCGCAGATCGCCTGCTCCATCGGCGGCAACGTCGCCGAGAACGCCGGCGGCGTGCACTGCCTGAAGTACGGCCTGACCGTACACAACCTGCTCAAGGTGGACATCCTCACTGTCGAGGGCGAGTTCATGACCCTCGGCAGCGACGCCCTGGATGCGCCGGGTTTCGACCTGCTGGCGCTGTTCACCGGCTCCGAGGGCATGCTCGGCATCGTCACCGAGGTGACGGTCAAGCTGCTGCCCAAGCCGCAGGTGGCCAAGGTGCTGCTGGCAGCCTTCGACTCGGTGGAAAAAGCCGGTCGCGCGGTGGGTGACATCATCGCCGCCGGCATCATCCCCGGCGGTCTGGAGATGATGGACAACCTGGCGATTCGCGCCGCCGAAGACTTTATCCACGCCGGCTACCCGGTGGAGGCCGAAGCCATCCTGCTGTGCGAGCTGGATGGCGTGGAGGCCGACGTCGCCGACGACTGCGAACGGGTACGCGAGGTGCTGGCGAAGGCCGGTGCCACCGAGGTGCGCCTGGCCCGCGACGAGGCCGAGCGGGTGAAATTCTGGGCCGGGCGCAAGAACGCCTTCCCCGCGGTCGGGCGCATCTCGCCGGACTACTACTGCATGGACGGCACCATCCCCCGTCGCGAGCTGCCCGGCGTGTTGCGTGGCATCGCCGAGTTGTCCGAGGAATACGGTCTGCGCGTGGCCAATGTGTTCCATGCCGGCGACGGCAACATGCACCCCTTGATCCTCTTCGATGCCAATGTACCCGGCGAGCTGGAGCGCGCCGAGGCCATCGGCGGCAGGATCCTCGAACTCTGCGTCAAGGTCGGCGGCAGCATCACCGGCGAGCACGGCGTCGGCCGCGAGAAGATCAACCAGATGTGCGCGCAGTTCAACAGCGACGAGATCACCCTGTTCCATGCGGTGAAGGCGGCGTTCGACCCCAGCGGTCTGCTCAACCCGGGCAAGAACATCCCCACCCTGCACCGCTGCGCCGAGTTCGGCGCCATGCACGTGCACCACGGCCAACTGCCCTTCCCGGAACTGGAGCGTTTCTGA
- the glcC gene encoding transcriptional regulator GlcC has product MEVKQNTARRQVSDVVAERIERLIVDGVLKVGQPLPSERRLCEKLGISRSALREGLKVLRGRGIIDTAQGRDSRVAKLSGERDASPLMHLFNSQPRTLYDLLEVRGLLEGESARLAALRGTDADFVLLTRRYEEMLAAHAQEQPVDPREHARLDHAFHLAICEASHNPVLVHTLQSLTDLMLSTVFASVNNLYHRPAQKRQIDRQHSRLYHAVIERLPEQAQRAARDHIHSIRDNLQEIEQEEQRLVRASMRLEGWG; this is encoded by the coding sequence ATGGAGGTGAAACAGAACACGGCAAGACGTCAGGTCAGTGACGTGGTGGCCGAGCGTATCGAGCGGCTGATCGTCGATGGTGTACTCAAGGTGGGCCAGCCGCTGCCTTCGGAACGGCGCCTGTGCGAGAAGCTGGGCATCTCCCGCTCGGCGCTGCGCGAAGGGCTCAAGGTACTGCGTGGGCGCGGCATCATCGACACCGCCCAGGGCCGCGACTCACGGGTGGCCAAGCTCAGCGGCGAGCGTGACGCCAGCCCGCTGATGCACCTGTTCAACTCACAGCCGCGCACCCTGTACGACCTGCTGGAAGTGCGCGGCCTGCTCGAAGGCGAGTCGGCGCGCCTGGCGGCGTTGCGCGGCACCGATGCGGATTTCGTTTTGCTCACCCGGCGCTACGAGGAAATGCTCGCCGCCCATGCCCAGGAGCAGCCGGTCGATCCCCGTGAACATGCGCGCCTAGACCATGCCTTCCACCTGGCCATCTGCGAGGCCTCGCACAACCCGGTGCTGGTGCACACCTTGCAATCGCTCACCGACCTGATGCTCAGCACCGTGTTCGCCTCGGTGAACAACCTCTACCACCGCCCGGCGCAGAAGCGGCAGATCGACCGCCAGCATTCGCGCCTGTACCACGCGGTGATCGAACGCCTGCCGGAACAGGCTCAGCGCGCGGCGCGCGACCATATCCACAGCATCCGCGACAACCTGCAGGAGATCGAGCAGGAAGAGCAGCGCCTGGTGCGGGCAAGCATGCGCTTGGAGGGGTGGGGGTAG
- a CDS encoding type IV pili methyl-accepting chemotaxis transducer N-terminal domain-containing protein, with protein MLKKYLILLALGLTALVSAPLWAAVPTDSEAMNMAGLQRSLGQRMAKDYLMIGADVRVDAAQRQLQETIERFEASQKALGEYAPNPEIKAALAKVDATWATYRQQLEAKPEQAKAAALLATSETLLQQTQAVTDAMAKHLGEMGATVNRSGWARVQTQRIAMLYMAKSWRVQVPDLDAKLDKSVKDFETILGELEARGTPNEEIAAAQRRARAHWGFTLKGIDLHAERDFVPTVITVSTDSLFRQLNELTRLYAGLQASET; from the coding sequence GTGTTGAAGAAGTACCTGATCCTCCTCGCCCTGGGCCTCACGGCGCTGGTGAGTGCGCCTCTCTGGGCCGCCGTGCCCACGGATTCGGAAGCCATGAACATGGCTGGCCTGCAGCGCTCCCTGGGCCAGCGCATGGCCAAGGACTACCTGATGATAGGTGCGGACGTGCGTGTGGACGCCGCCCAGCGCCAGTTGCAGGAAACCATCGAGCGTTTCGAGGCCAGCCAGAAGGCGCTGGGCGAGTATGCGCCCAACCCCGAGATCAAGGCCGCGTTGGCCAAGGTCGATGCCACCTGGGCCACCTATCGCCAGCAACTCGAGGCCAAGCCGGAGCAGGCCAAGGCCGCCGCCCTGCTGGCCACCAGCGAGACCCTGCTGCAGCAGACCCAGGCCGTGACCGATGCGATGGCCAAGCACCTCGGCGAGATGGGCGCCACGGTCAACCGCAGCGGTTGGGCGCGCGTGCAGACCCAGCGCATCGCCATGCTCTACATGGCCAAGTCCTGGCGCGTGCAGGTGCCCGATCTCGATGCCAAGCTGGACAAATCGGTCAAGGACTTCGAGACCATCCTCGGCGAACTGGAAGCGCGTGGCACGCCGAACGAAGAAATCGCCGCCGCCCAGCGCCGCGCGCGTGCTCACTGGGGCTTTACCCTCAAGGGCATCGACCTGCACGCCGAGCGGGATTTCGTCCCTACCGTGATCACCGTCAGCACCGACTCGCTGTTCCGCCAGCTCAACGAGCTGACTCGCCTGTACGCCGGGTTGCAAGCCAGCGAGACCTGA
- a CDS encoding GGDEF domain-containing protein encodes MSEATDQAVYKTLLESTRAIPWKIDWKTMTFAYIGPQIESLLGWAQASWVSAEDWAARIHEDDRERVVEFCISQSQNGVDHEADYRALTAAGDYVWIRDVVHVVRNDKGEVDSLIGFMFDISERKKTEEQLLTLQKQLEEYSYKDGLTGVANRRMFDTVLAGEWANAQRTQQPLSLILLDIDHFKQFNDHYGHIQGDDCLKSVGQALSRAASRPRDFLGRFGGEEFVLVLPETDEAAALHIAERCRQQVRQQRIPHERSSVSSLLTISLGVGTIVPGAHDRPLDFLNAVDKLLYQAKQLGRDRLEVAKAPAHSIRDDAADTQA; translated from the coding sequence ATGAGCGAAGCAACTGATCAGGCGGTCTACAAGACCCTGCTGGAGTCGACCCGAGCGATCCCCTGGAAGATCGACTGGAAGACCATGACCTTCGCCTACATCGGCCCGCAGATCGAGAGTCTGCTGGGCTGGGCGCAGGCCAGTTGGGTCAGCGCCGAGGACTGGGCGGCGCGCATACACGAGGATGATCGTGAGCGGGTCGTGGAGTTCTGCATCTCGCAATCGCAGAACGGCGTCGACCATGAGGCCGACTACCGCGCGCTGACCGCCGCTGGCGACTATGTGTGGATTCGCGACGTGGTGCATGTGGTGCGCAACGACAAAGGCGAAGTGGATTCGCTGATCGGCTTCATGTTCGACATCAGCGAACGCAAGAAGACCGAGGAACAACTGCTGACCCTGCAGAAGCAGTTGGAAGAATACTCCTACAAGGACGGTCTTACCGGCGTGGCCAACCGGCGCATGTTCGATACGGTGCTGGCCGGCGAGTGGGCCAACGCCCAGCGTACCCAACAGCCCTTGTCGCTGATCCTGCTGGATATCGATCACTTCAAGCAGTTCAACGACCATTACGGCCATATCCAGGGCGACGATTGCCTGAAGAGCGTCGGCCAGGCGCTGAGCCGTGCTGCCAGCCGGCCACGGGACTTCCTCGGCCGCTTCGGTGGCGAGGAGTTCGTGCTGGTGCTGCCGGAGACCGACGAGGCTGCTGCCCTCCATATCGCCGAGCGCTGCCGTCAGCAGGTGCGCCAGCAGCGCATACCCCACGAGCGCTCATCGGTGTCGTCCCTGCTCACCATCAGCCTCGGCGTGGGCACCATCGTGCCGGGCGCGCACGACCGTCCGCTGGATTTCCTCAACGCCGTGGACAAGCTGCTCTATCAGGCCAAGCAGCTTGGACGTGACCGGCTGGAAGTGGCCAAGGCGCCTGCCCACTCGATCCGCGACGATGCCGCCGATACCCAGGCTTGA